The genomic region CCTCTATTCATGGGGTTGAGGAACCATTTTTGATTGGGTTTCATGCTGTACTGGCCATGAATTTTGAGGGGTTATTTCATCATCCCAGACTTATTGTTACAAAGCAACATCAAGGTTTCCATTTGATCCCATCGAAATAAGGGTATCTGAAAGTTTCGGAATTAAAGACTAGTCGGAATTTGTTCCTAAAAGTTTGCCTCTGAGATTTTTAGCATTGTTGGGGGAGACTAATGAAGTTGTATCTCAAAAGGTTGCCTCTGAGATTTAAAGCATTGTTGGGGGGGAGACTAATGAAATTGTTGCCTTGTCAGTTTATCTTATAATGCATTTTCTATTGGGCTTTAGTTCTTCTTCCCTCACTGTAGCCATTAAGTTAGGGACGGAGATGCATGGTTCTACAATAAGTTGGGTGTTGTTTTAATTGTGTGATCCAGTGGTACTTTAGTTCAGTCTGCATTAACTTCTTTGAATTTGGATCATTCTCTGATGGTAGCAGGAAATTGAACTTTTTGTTGGTTAGATAGTTGGATGGCATGTGTGAAGCTTTTTGTTATTTCATGTGGATTTGCATAATGCATTTTAGTGGGACAGATGCACTACTTGGAAGTTGGAAGAGCTTCTTTTCTCGGAAGTTTAATGCGAATCATGGTGCTTCTGTGTGTTATTATTAATCTATTATAGTTGAAGTCACAAATAATCTGAAATTTTTGCCTCTTATAATGCTAGTTTCTCTTTCGAAGGCTGTTGGTATTGCATTCAACGAAAGCTTGTATGAAGGCTACCCTGTCCAGTAACATGAAGGGATATATCATGGTAAAGTTCCCCAAACCAGTTGAGATATATACCCTTCAATGCTAAAAGCTTCTCAGGCATGTGAAATCTCAATTATTTCATAAACTTTAATGCATGCCTTTCTGGATACGGGGATTGTCTTCCCAACAGCTTGAAGTTTATTGGTTGGGGTAGGTGTGAGTTGAAATATTTTCCCTCCAATTTTTAACCAAAGGAACTTATTGTGCTCAATATGCTTTCATCACACAGCTGGGAAAAGGATTAGTTGAGGTACTTCATACTCTTTTCATCTCTTGTTATTTTGAAGAGGTTTTGTGTAAAAATTGGGCACCCTGATTGGAATAGCGAAACTGTCAATTAGCGCCCTTTGTTCTTGTTTAGCCAACTTGGTCCTATAACTTTTTGAAATAAGCTATTGTACATGCCTGCCTTCATCAATATCTTAGGGTTCCATCCATCTATTTGTTTTAAAAGGCCATTTCAGATGGTTGGAACTAGGGTGTGCATACACAATTTCGCTATTTCAATTGGATAAGTTGAGTTGCAAATGTTGCTATTATGCTTTGTATCACAGCATTTGACCAAGGTGATGTCTCTAAACTTTGACAACTGCAAATTCCTGAAAAAAGTCCCCAACTTATCTGGAATTTAAAACATTGAGTCCTTGCAGGTTAATGTACAAGCGTTGTGGAGGTTGATCCTAGTGTTGGATTCCTTGAAAAAGTTGTCACATTGGATTTTAAACGAAGCTCTAACCTGATAAAATTTCCAACAAGAGTTTGCTGGACATCTCTAAGAGATTTAGTTCTTCTTGATTGCAAAAGGCTCAAGAAGTTCCCAGAAATTGTGGACAAGATGGAATCTTTAGAAATTTATGCAATTGGGAGGTACGGGCATAAAAGAATTGCCACCATCAATTCGATATCTCAGTCAAGATTCACATATACGTCTGGATAGATGTCCAAACCTTTTAAGTCTTCCAAGAAGTGTATATGAGTTGCAAAATCTTCATCTTCTTGGTCTGAACTACTGTCCAAAACTTGTCACTCTTCCAAGATAACGTCAGAAGTTTTATCTAGAGCAGAATCACTGCCACTGGCGCTCATGTATTTATCTTTTGAAGGGTGCAATTTATTTTCAGACATCGATTTATCTGTTGGTCTTCATTGCGTGTCCACATTAAAGAATCTTGTTTTATCAGGAAGAAGTTTTGCTAGTCTTCCCAAGGGCATTAGGAAATTTGTCAACTTGAAGTCTCTTAAATGGTGTGGTTGCGAGAGGCTTCGACCGATTATAGAACTTCCACCATTTAACAAGATTCATTGAAGTGGCCGCCTGCATATCATTGGAAGCATTTTTTCTGTTGTCAGATATACTAGAGAGTAAGGACTCTTGAATCGTTTATAAGATGGACTTGTCTAATTGTCATAGACTTCGTGATTTTTTGTGCTTGGACGTATCAAAGTCGGAAATGTATTACTGAATGAGGTCTTTCTCTGCTCCCCTCTCTCTGTCTCACCAACGTAATGTCTATATCTTATTACATGTTAATAGGATGGCACATGATGTAGTTACCATTACCGTTCTATGTTACAGGTGGAGTACTACTTGTTTGAGGTTTTACTTCCAATAAATAAGTTTTGAAGTGGTTAAACTATCAGAAGGATGTAGGGGTCGTTGTTGATGAAGATCAAAGGGATACCATATGCGAAATGTTGATTGAAACCGTTCAGCATTTCATATCATTGGGTGCAGGATTGTCTCTATGTGCTGTATATGGAATCACAAAAAAGTTTGGTGGTTATTGTAATTTTGGCACCATCGTTGAGATTAATGAACTTTCCATGGAGTATTTTCATATCAAGTGAGGCAGAGTAAGCTCATGTCTGGCTAAACTATATTCCATTAGCTGATGGCATCAAGTCGAGGTTGGATGAAGAGAGGCCATTAGTGTCTTATTTGTGTCGAGCTGTCTTTCATCACATGCATGGCAAAGGTTTGCTGTTTACAAGCTGGGGTGTTCACCTGGTTGGTCTGCCTCGTGATGGTGGTGATCAAGATGAAGAAGATGACAGTGATCATCGCCATGAGCAAGAGCAATCGATTTCCTTGTCCACAGAAGCAACAAATAATCTCCAAATGACAGCCGCAATAATGAAGATGAAGATGATGATGATGAGGTGTGTAGCTGCTTCATCTCATCATCTGTACACGCTTCTTAACCTGCTGCTTCCCAGAAAATTAGGAAAACTATACTCATGGATAGTCGTCTTCGCTTGCAGCATCAGAGGATTAAATATGGTTTGTTGGACTAATATCGTTCAATAACTGTTTGTTTTCCAGTAATATATATTGGCCAAGAGCAAGATGAGAGACATTTCAAATTCCTTGATGAATACACAGGCACTCATTCCCTGAGACATTGAAATGGTGCAGGCCTGCAGGGTGTTGTTTAGGGTGAGTTGTCAAGTCAAATAAATTTTACATATTTCGACATGATTATATTTTATGGTATGGAACTCATAGAAGAAAATTCACTCAAGCATCAGTTTTTGATAGATCTGTTTATCTCCTGATTGCATATATATATATATATATATGAGACAGGATGAGAGGTGAATGGTTGGTGTCAGGATGAGAGGTGAATGGTTGGTGTCAGGATGTTCTACATGCACTGAACCTCCAAAGGAAAATGTTATACCCAAGCAGTGCATGGTACAGGTATCGGCATGTTCAACACTAGCTGTGTTAAATCCAATTATCTTACTTTTGAGGTTATTTACTCATTTTCCAATATAGAATGGAAGCAAACTCTTTGGCTTCTAGGAAATAAAGGCACCTCTTCTTCTTTCATTTTACATTCATGGACACTCAGACATCTTTAGGAGCAGTGAGGATACACCTGTGATATTTCATCAAGCATCTTGGATACGACTCAAAAACCGCATCAGAGACTCAAATTGGTGCTTGGATGAACTTGTGGTTTTTTTTTGTTTTTTAGAATCCTTGATGAACTTGTTAAGGTTCATTACTGCGATGATTCAAAGGAACAAATGATGGGCCCAATTTTCTACAAGGTGGATTCCGCAGAGACATGATATAGAGAGGCATTGAATTTATGGTGAAGCATGAGAGCTGAGATCGAAGATGAAGGAGAGCACTTGCAATATCGTATGTCACTCCGCAGTGACACTAGATATTGCCTAGCTAAACGTCTCTTCTAGCTTGGGCTGCAAGAAGCTTGGTTTTCTTAGACGCAAGAGCATAACCCACCGCCACAAAATAAAATTCATCCTGGCTCGTCTTTACCCTCACAACCACGCCAAGCTCACTCACCTCCTCCTACGATGCACCTCCCTCCTCACAACCCGCCACCTCTTCCAAATCCAATCCCACCTCACCACCAACCCCATCCCCTCCATCGACCCCAACATCCTCGCCGTCAAGCTCATCGCCGCCTTCGCTCACTTGGCCAACACCCGCCACTTGTCCCTCATTTTCCGCCACTTCCTCGAAACCCCCAACATCTTCGCCTACAACGCCCTCCTCAAAGCCTTTGCCCAAAACAACGACTGGCACCACACCATTCTCTACTTTAATTCCCAACTGCTTTCGCCTAATGCCCCCACCCCGGATGAGTACACCTTCACCTCTGTGCTCAAGGCCTGCGCCGGCCTTCTCCGGGTGACCGAGGGTGGGAAGGTCCACTGCCTTGTCACTAAATTCGGTTGCGAGGAGAATCTCTTTGTAAGAAACTCGCTTACTGACATGTATTTTAAGTTCGGGAAGGTTGGGGTTGCACAGAAGCTGTTCGACGAAATGCGTGTGAGAGATGTGGTTTCGTGGAACACGTTGGTTGCTGGGTATTGCGTCAGTGGGGAGGTTGGTGAGGCTAGGAGGGTGTTTGACGGCATGGTTGAGAAGAGTTCGTTTTCTTGGTCAACGATGATCAGTGCCTATGCCAAGTTGGGGGAGTTGGAGGAAGCGCAGCGGCTTTTTGATGCGGTGCCGCAGAGGAATGTGGTTTCGTGGAATGCAATGATTGCTGGGTATGCACAGAATGAGAAGTATGATGAGGCGGTTGGGTTGTTTAGGGAAATGCAAGAGTGTGGGTTGGCGCCGAATGATGTTACGCTGGTTAGTGTGTTGTCTGCTTGCGCTCATCTTGGGGCGCTTGATTTGGGGAAGTGGATTGATAGGTTTATAAAGCGAAGCGGGATGGACTTGGGCCTGTTTTTGGGGAATGCGTTAGCGGATATGTATGCCAAGTGCGGCTGCATAACTGAAGCTAGGCGGGTTTTCAACAACATGCAGGAGAGGGATGTGATATCATGGAGTATTATCATCACTGGGTTGGCCATGAATGGGCATGCTGATCAAGCTTTCGAGTGTTTTGATAAGATGATTGAACATGGGTTGAAGCCGAATGAAATTACGTTTATGGGCTTATTGACAGCATGTACTCATGCAGGTCTGGTTGACAAGGGACTTGAGTATTTTAATATGATGGAGAAAGCATTTGGAATATCTCCCAAGATTGAGCATTATGGATGTGTTGTTGATCTTCTCAGCCGTGCCAGTCGCCTTGCTAAAGCAGAGGATATGATCAATTCCATGCCTATGAAGCCTAATGTTATAGTCTGGGGTGCATTGCTTGGTGGTTGTCGGACTTATAAAGACACTGATAGAGGGGAGCGTGTTGTTCGGCGGATTTTAGAACTAGATTCTGAGCACTCTGGAAGCTACATTTACCTTGCAAACCTGTATGCTTCAATGGGAAGGCTTGATGATGCAGCACAGTGTAGACTGAGAATGCGAGATAAAGGCGTAACAAAAACACCTGGCTGCAGTTGGATAGAGGTGGATCACATTGTTTATGAATTCTTCATGGGAGATTTATCACATCCCCAGTCAGACAAAATATATTCAATGATTAGGGAACTGAGGTGGAAAATGAAGCTAGCGGGATACAAACCAAGGACAGATTTGGTGCTCCAGAACATAGACGAAGAAGAGAAAGAGGATGCTTTATCTGTTCATAGTGAGAAGCTGGCCATTGCATTTGGGCTTATCAGTACTAGTCCAGGAACTACAATTCGAATTGTAAAGAACTTGCGAATTTGTAATGACTGTCATGACGCGACAAAGTTAATCTCCAAAATTGTTGAACGAGAGATTATCGTACGAGACCGCAGTCGCTTCCATCATTTCAAAGATGGTAAATGTTCTTGCAATGACTACTGGTAGGTGGTACTTGGTAGCATAGAAAAAGTAAAAAAAAAATTAGGGGAACAATATTTCTCCAATTTGTTGCAGTAGTTGTCATTCAATATCACAATATCATTTCTATGCATCTGATTTATTTCTTCCCAAGCTTCCATCTCCTTAATATCTAACAATATTTAAAGTGTTTCAAGACAATAATTCTTTAGTAATCAAAAGTAAAACTACCTGTCAATTTTTTTTATTTACATCCATTCTGCAGCCTGGACCACTGTCATCATCATCTGGACAGATTTGGACCATCTTTACCAAACACTGCAAGTTTGGCCTTTCTTGGTATGCACTTTAGCGGTTTAATCTTAACCCTTGATGTTGAATCCAAGATTCCAAGGGTATGGGATAAGGAAGTCCTTGTCACCAAGCAAGGACCATCCCCACAAACTCAAAACAACTACTGTTGGCACAGGTCTCTACTCAATTTGGGATTTGCCGGAAGAATCACAAATCCCTAGAGCTCATGACGAATTGACGATTCGGCTTCAAAAGTTCAACTGCTGTGAATTTTTGATGAGA from Fragaria vesca subsp. vesca linkage group LG3, FraVesHawaii_1.0, whole genome shotgun sequence harbors:
- the LOC101295031 gene encoding pentatricopeptide repeat-containing protein At5g48910-like, giving the protein MHGKGLLFTSWGVHLVGLPRDGGDQDEEDDSDHRHEQEQSISLSTEATNNLQMTAAIMKMKMMMMRRKSITHRHKIKFILARLYPHNHAKLTHLLLRCTSLLTTRHLFQIQSHLTTNPIPSIDPNILAVKLIAAFAHLANTRHLSLIFRHFLETPNIFAYNALLKAFAQNNDWHHTILYFNSQLLSPNAPTPDEYTFTSVLKACAGLLRVTEGGKVHCLVTKFGCEENLFVRNSLTDMYFKFGKVGVAQKLFDEMRVRDVVSWNTLVAGYCVSGEVGEARRVFDGMVEKSSFSWSTMISAYAKLGELEEAQRLFDAVPQRNVVSWNAMIAGYAQNEKYDEAVGLFREMQECGLAPNDVTLVSVLSACAHLGALDLGKWIDRFIKRSGMDLGLFLGNALADMYAKCGCITEARRVFNNMQERDVISWSIIITGLAMNGHADQAFECFDKMIEHGLKPNEITFMGLLTACTHAGLVDKGLEYFNMMEKAFGISPKIEHYGCVVDLLSRASRLAKAEDMINSMPMKPNVIVWGALLGGCRTYKDTDRGERVVRRILELDSEHSGSYIYLANLYASMGRLDDAAQCRLRMRDKGVTKTPGCSWIEVDHIVYEFFMGDLSHPQSDKIYSMIRELRWKMKLAGYKPRTDLVLQNIDEEEKEDALSVHSEKLAIAFGLISTSPGTTIRIVKNLRICNDCHDATKLISKIVEREIIVRDRSRFHHFKDGKCSCNDYW